GTTCATCTTGATCGACGACAATCCCGACGCGCTCGAGGTCATGGCCCGACGCTTCGCGGGGGTGCGCGGCATCCGCTGGGTCGGCCTCGAGCCGCGCGCGACCGCCCGCCGGCGCCGCGCTTCAGGGCCGCTTGCTTGACGCTCCTACGACCGGCTGCTAGCATTCGAGCTGGAGGCCCCCGCGATGGCAAACCTGATCAAGACCGGCTTCCTCCTGATCGTCCTCACGTGCCTGCTCGTGCTCGTCGGCGGAGCGCTGGGCGGCCAGCAGGGCATGACCATCGCGTTCATTCTGGCGCTCGTCATGAACGTCGGGAGCTACTGGTTCTCCGACAAGATCGTGCTGTCCATGTACGGCGCCCAGCGCCTCGACGAGGCGCAGGCGCCGAACCTCCACGCGATCCTCCGGCGGCTCACCACCCGCGCGGGCCTCCCGATGCCGCCGGTCTATCTCATCCCGAGCGACACGCCGAACGCCTTCGCCACGGGCCGCAACCCGCAGCACGCCGCGGTGGCCGTGACCCAGGGCATCCTCCGCGTCCTGGACGACGAGGAGCTCGAGGGCGTGCTCGCCCACGAGCTCTCGCACGTGAAGAACCGCGACGTCCTCGTCTCGACGATCGCCGCGACGCTCGCGGGCGCCATCACCTACCTCGCGCACATGGCGCAGTGGGCCGCGTTCTGGGGCGGCGGGCGGAGCGACGACGAGGAGGGCGGGGGGAATCCGATCGCGTTGATCCTGATGGCGGTGCTCGCCCCGATCGCCGCGCTGCTCGTGCAGCTCGCGGTCTCGCGCGCGCGCGAGTTCCAGGCCGACGCGACCGGCGCCCGGATCGCCGGCAAGCCGTGGGGCCTCGCGAAGGCGCTCGAGAAGCTCGAGATGGCGAACGCGACGGCGCCGCTCGCGGCCAATCCTTCGACGGCGCACCTCTTCATCGTCAACCCGCTGAGCGGTCAGTCGCTGATGCGCCTCTTCTCGACGCACCCGCCGATCGAGGAGCGCATCGCGCGGCTCCGCGCGATGCGGGCGTAGCGCCCCGCGCGTCCCGG
This is a stretch of genomic DNA from Candidatus Methylomirabilota bacterium. It encodes these proteins:
- the htpX gene encoding zinc metalloprotease HtpX, with amino-acid sequence MANLIKTGFLLIVLTCLLVLVGGALGGQQGMTIAFILALVMNVGSYWFSDKIVLSMYGAQRLDEAQAPNLHAILRRLTTRAGLPMPPVYLIPSDTPNAFATGRNPQHAAVAVTQGILRVLDDEELEGVLAHELSHVKNRDVLVSTIAATLAGAITYLAHMAQWAAFWGGGRSDDEEGGGNPIALILMAVLAPIAALLVQLAVSRAREFQADATGARIAGKPWGLAKALEKLEMANATAPLAANPSTAHLFIVNPLSGQSLMRLFSTHPPIEERIARLRAMRA